DNA sequence from the Malus domestica chromosome 06, GDT2T_hap1 genome:
accgggataaaaactatctaattgtcgtaatgcctgatcaccattaggatctttagaaaagtaatttgatgcaattttgatcggaaggttccctgaaattgacgctggcttcttgtgattaataattgtaatttctcttaggatgaatatcacgtcttaaggattgcatggtttttcaaaggattttcataaagcataatgagtcttttatgtttagatttgatccgaacgtccggacgggttgcatgttagatatacgttctatgttggaggttccaagtagaatatgaattaggaaaatctaaccttcaaagtggcatgtgtagattataagtaattggtaaaaattcataggattgctaggtgatggtggaaccctagtgctttcttaatttgattctcccaaaactgtttttttttctctctagctctaatattgcagattgtttattttaattctttaatttcgtttttattttaattaggttataaaatcaatcacctgaacttctactttacaataattaaatggaatctgattagtttcgaattatttaataatctctgtggagacgaccttgggagatccgtttatactacaataaccttgtgattcttgcaagtaaaataggagatttaagcccattcacatgagtagtaaaaatcctatcaagaaaatggcgccgttgccggggattatttaaaataatccctACTAATCAGATTTTCAATTAGTTATTTCTGTtcatacatataaaaaaaatttaattttcgttttattttatttttacagatTACAACAGTACAACAGTCCAGATTTCAGAAATCTGTGCATGgtcagcacccgttcaacagtgCAGAAATTGATTCCATTTGATCCAGAACTTGAGCAGAATTTAAGGAGGAAACGCTGGGAGCAAACTTTGCAGAGGGTTCCTCCTCTGTAGGTAACTTTTCTACAGTCTTTAAATTCTGAAGACCTGCACAGCAAAGAAAAAATGACATTTGTAATTCCAGAGGCAGGTCTGCCCCTGGGTGATTCCCTGACAGCCCATACAACAAATATACCAAATTGCATTACTTATCCGGCAGTGGAGGAAGGGTCTGCatttgaaataaagcagcacatGTTGAATATTCTACCTACGTTTCATGGGTTATCATCTGATGATCCTAACATGCACATTGCAGAATTTTTAATGGGGTGCAAAAACATTTTGGTGAGGGGATTTTCAGCCGAATCTATTAAGCTGCGTTTATTTCCATACACACTAAAAGATCAAGCAAGGAGATGGCTCCTCACAGTTCCATCTGGAAGCATTACAACTTGGGCCCAACtcagtgaaatttttttaaacaagtatTATCTAGCTTCGAAGACTCTTGACATGAGAACTCAAATTTTATCATTTGCCCAAAAGCCAAATGAAGAGTTTCATGAGGCGTGGGAGCGATTCAAAGAGTTGATTAGAAAATGTCCACATTCGGGTATTAACACTACTGatcaaatgcatatatttttcaaaGGGTTAAATATGACTACAAAAACTCTTGTCAACGCTTCATGCGGAGGTTCGTACAAAGATAAAAATGCACAAGAGGCTTAtttattatttgaaaaaatggcagCAGATACACAACAATGGGCAGTTGAGCAGCCACAATCTAGATCCGTTTTTGAGATGTCAAATGGTTCACCATACGTGTCggcacaaattgaaaaaaatggagaaaaagctTGAAAGATTTGatgcaaaatttgacatgttattaCAAAGAATTTCGGGTTCACAGGTTGCTGTACAACAGCCTCTACAAGCTGCCTGCAGCATTTGCAGCTTgacaaatcatgattttttgagATGTCCACATAAAGATGCTTATCCGGAGTTTATAGCGGAGCAGGTTAATTCATTTAATAATTTTCCACGTCCCATATATGACCCGTATTCAAATTTCTACAacccaggttggagagatcatcctaatTTAAAGTGGGACAAAGATCTGAACTCTAGGCCTCAATTTCAACAGCAGGTACATCAACCTGCTGCACCAAAGGCAGCTTAGGAggttgcaattgaaaaattagCAAATACTACCACTCACGAAATCCAAAATCTGCATGCATCAATGAAAAACATGGaaaaacaaatggggcagattgcttTACAGGTTTCAGAAAGAGCACCGGGTACATTTCCTATTCAAACAGTACCTAATCCAAGAGGACGAGAAGAATGCAATGCTATACGGACTTTACAGTCTGGCAAAAGTTACAACAACGGACATGAAAATTCTGTTGGAAATTCACGGGCAGCAGAACAGCCCCAAACTAAATCTGCAATTTTTGCAGATTCTGCAATTTATGCAGATTCTGGGCAGTCCCAAGATAGATCCaaagataccacaaaaactgcaGAACGTGTTTATGAGCCTCCAATGCCTTATCCTGAAAGGTTGAAGCCTAAAGCTAAAGATCAACAGTTAAAAGATTTTATGAAGACTTTGTCAAAAGTTCAGATTAATCTACCGTTAATTGATGCAATCAAGAACATTCCAtcttatgccaagtttttgaaggacgtttgtacaaagaaaaagaagcttgttgattttgaaaaagtgattcTTACAGAATAGTGCAGTGCGCTCTTATTGCATAAATTGCCTCCAAAGAAAaaagatccagggagttttacTATCTCTTGCACCATTGGAAATTGTGATTTTAGtagtgctttaattgatttaggtgctagtGTAAACTTAATGCCTTATTCTGTTTTCAAACGTTTAGGTGAAGGTGAGCTGAAGCCAACCTCCAGTATTATTCAATTGGCTGACCGTTCAATTACCTACCCTAGAAgagtcattgaagatgttattgtAAAGGTTGACAATTTATATTTACCGGCTGATTTTATGGTGTTGGACATGGATGAGGATTTGACAacgcccattattttgggccgcCCATTTCTGGCAACAGCCCGGACTCTTATTGACGTTGAAGCCGGAACATTAACATTCCGGGTTGAAGATCAAACTGTTGTTTTCAAGTTGTTTGAAGCAAGCTTACATTCAGGTGACAAGCAATAATGCATGCGTGTTGATGCATTAGATGGTTTACCAAGTGCCAAGTTTATGAACAGATCATCAACTGACCATCTATCCATAAAGCCCCCGAATTTAACTCGTGATTGTACAAGTCCTAAACCACAGCAGCAAAGGGTGCTACATGATGACCAGCCAATTAACACtatgaaaaaacataaaaatttgccaagcagcccaaattttaagaaaatacagcctggtaaaaaagtgtggttatTAAGTTCAGATTTCAAGTCATTTCCAGGGAAACAAGAGTCTCGATGGAAAGGCCCTTTTCTAGTTACTAAAGTTTTTCAAAATGGTAACGTGGACATCAAAGCTGAGGATACAGGTTTCACATTTAAGGTTACCAGACATCAACTTAAACCATGCATAGCAAAATTTGGTGTAGGCAAGTCATCAACTCTAAAGGCACCAGTGATCTAGCCATCGGAGTTCTGCAACGTCTAGCTACAGATTTAAAATAAAGCacttattgggaggcaacccaatgtttctaaactctttcctaatttattttattttattttattttttattttttattttcattttaacaaaaattaaaaattaaaaattaaaaaaaaaaataataaagaaaagaaaaaacgaaaaaaatctaaaatgaaAAATTGCAGGTTGATTTTATTTACCCAGttgattttagtttattttattttattttaacgcATCTTGGTTAATTGCAGGTTGCGAATGTGGAAAATAAAGCGCGTCCTATGCTGGAATCCTGCACCCAGCATCAAGTCTACGTTTACATCAACCACATCTACACTATACTGGAAATTTAAAGAAGTCAACATAAAAAGTCATTCACAGATGCAAGTTTGGGGGTGATTGTTGCAGATCCATACACCACAGAACTGAGTACAGCTATTATTACCAGATCTACAACAACTACACTTGCAAGGATTCGAATTTTACCTCCCAGATGCACCGATCTGGGTCATGCGGCCTGTGCTGTTTTCATCCGTTGAGCTTGTGTGTTTACTTCTATTTCCTTGGCTCTATCATGGATCCGTATACCCCTACATAAAGAGCAAAAATATGAGTACACACAGGTTAAATATGGCATTATAATGAACTATCGTTGAACATGTAAATGTTGAGTTTAGCTACTGCAAAAGAACGAGATCTTTACCTTCATGATTTGCAGCGGCCGAGACATTTGCCGTTTAGTTTGTGTTCTGGGACCATTAGACCGGCAGCTTAAGCTTGTTTTTCTCTCGGTTATACGCTGGATTTGAGTGTCATTTTTCAGTCCCAGCAGTGGTTATATTATTCAAATATCAGATCATCGTCAATCCATCAAAAGGGTTACGGGTTTTACCTCATCATTTGCAGATCCTTGGTTGAGCAGAGGTGGCGACTCAGGGTGTGTTCTTGTGTTGTTGTCTCAGATTTGAAACCATTAGGGGTCGTCACACTGATAAAACCACATGCATGTGTTAGTTTTTGTTCCAGTTGTCTCAAACAAATAAATTGGACAATGAAACCACAAGATTGGAGGATGATTTTACCTTTGGGTTTCAGTTTTTCCGATTTTCCACCACGGCTGGGTACTCACGGAGGTGTGTTGTTGTTGGATTATGGACGGCTACAGATGCATCACTCTGCGAGGAAACTGAGACATACACAGAACAATCAAATGCATCAGTCACAGACATTTTCATTTTACTCTTGGTGATGCAGTTAGCAAAAATGGAGCTACCTCTTTACATTCGAACGAACAAAAGGAGACATGGCATGGCTTAGTTTTTACCTGCAGAGGGAGGATTTTTGGACGAACTATTTTAGATCACCCCGTTTGGGTATCAGTGTTGCGGACCAGAGCACTATCCTAGAGGAATCAGACATGCATGTTTCGCTCTACCATGGATGGGGGCTACGAGGGAAG
Encoded proteins:
- the LOC139196767 gene encoding uncharacterized protein, with amino-acid sequence MGQIALQVSERAPGTFPIQTVPNPRGREECNAIRTLQSGKSYNNGHENSVGNSRAAEQPQTKSAIFADSAIYADSGQSQDRSKDTTKTAERVYEPPMPYPERLKPKAKDQQLKDFMKTLSKVQINLPLIDAIKNIPSYAKFLKDVCEGELKPTSSIIQLADRSITYPRRVIEDVIVKVDNLYLPADFMVLDMDEDLTTPIILGRPFLATARTLIDVEAGTLTFRVEDQTVVFKLFEASLHSGDKQ